ATGAGTAACATCAGAACACCATAGCCCCCCACTCTTACTTGTCTCATGTAGTATTCAACAAGAGTATTGTTTCCATCCTTTAGATGGGTTGGGTGATGTCCTCTTGAAAAAACTTTGGAGTATTTTGTATGAGTCTTTATAGACCCTTTTAgtctttgtacacaatgatgatgtgGCATCGTATGCGCACACAGTTGACTCATCGACTTTTTCAACAAatctaccagatccgtgtactatagtggagtggatagaagacgttagcagatggccaaatataaagttgccagatacatatatacgtatattagtatattataagtgcaaccaaacgcaacaaccagacattttgatgctgggaacccattttaataaactttctgagttgctaacaggtTAGAACCACTGGAAAAGACATTTAAAgaaatgtcagtgcaagttgttttcagtttggacagctcttacatttcaACATCCCTGGCATACATGGGTAAGCTATTTCAGAGTCTAGGCGTTACTGACACAAATGCACAATCCCCTTTCAagcttaactcattccccgccagccattttttgaaaagttgcccgccaacatttttttgtgattttcacaaaatgccttctaggaaaatttattttcttctaaaaatatataaacatacaaatatatcaaatgaaagaaaataccctcagctttcaaacaaacaataaacaaacaaacaaacaaacaaacagggaaaaaaattctatctacagtatattttttctctgcttataatctcttaaatatgggtatttttcgtAAAAAACACAATTGTAAAAGAagtttgatagagatcagaacgattatcaaaacatacacagagttcaaagtaacagtatgtaagaaatttatatcaattaatcataaaatggccctgatatgtcactagacatcatgttcatttcaaatacttatatcacttacaacagtggtccggccaggatattgtcacttaaaaagtgaagttgcagccctcaactgatgttgaTATTGTCATGATGTTAAcgttgtcatgttgtgtttcGGCCTGGTGTGCCACCCTCCATCTATCTACCAATCACTCTACCAAGTCAGTAGTGTTTCGGCATCCAGGTTGCCAGCTCTGCTCTAGTACCACAGCTGCAGCTACGAACGTGTCGGATATAAAATGTCTAATGTTATAAAACATGAAAGACCTCATTATGAATCCAAAATATGTTGTGACAAAGTCCCAAATAAAACAAGGATTTGTATAGGAGATGCCTTTAGATGGAGATGGCTGAAAACGGAGAACAATTTGAAGAATTTTCTCCTGGACAGGTAAGATTCATCTATGTTTGGTTAACTTATTGTACGTAATGTAAATGGCCATTTCAAATATTCACGACAATCAAACAAAGTTATGCATGTTTGTGCAAAGTACCGTTACGTTAGTGCATATGGAGGAGGTGGGTCATCGAATTGAAGAGGTAAGGAATTATTTGGGAAATAAAAACGGCGAGTCGTCAATGATAACATTATTAATGCATTATTAGAGCCCATTTCTCTGTCATTATGCTGAGACGCTGAGGAAAACAACATAAGCACGGCCATTATGGCAATGTGAAATGTAACTGAGACAGTAGCCTAACGTTTTCTCTGTAAAAATTATTCCTCATTTTTTTGCGTATATTGTGGACTACACATGCTGCAAGTTAACCTGTATTACCATTGCCAATGTTATTTAGTTACTCTCAATCTTTAACAACCTGACTTCCCTGATACACTGGATGTCATGACTGAAGATGACCTAATCGGCAAATGGGTCTTCCTTATGAGGTCTGTTTGAAGCAGCTTGCAACATTCCTTGTGCTTCCGGTCCAAAAGCCCACAGCCCACTGTGAGGTACGGGGTGCTGGCAGGGGACTTCATGTTGGTAAGCAACATACTCTCAGGAAGCAACTACGCCAAAGTCTTGCTTCTGTTTCAGTTTATGAACATGGGGATGGTGGACCGTAGTTAATTTTTCACAATTCAGGACACGTAGGGTGTAGATACTGTGAAGGAGTTTTGGGAGGAGAGGAAGACTGAGGCAATACATCACCTAAAAGACAGATATGTGGTGATAGTAGGTAATGTTGCACGTTTTATTCATGTAGGCTAGAGTAGTGTCGATATGTCAATTTGATGTTCTGTGAAAATCATTGATTCTTAACAAATTAAATAGCGGATGGAAGAATGGACAGCCCTGGACATTGCGCCCAGTACTGTACATACACTGTCATGGAGAATGAATCCAGGGAAATAATCTCTGTCATCACTGTGGACAAAAGGGAGACTGGGCGAAATTCTGTGATCATGTAGAGAGAGGTATTTGTGCGGACAGTCGACACTCTTTTGAAGGAAGTGAGACTAGTGGAGGTCTGCACTGATGACCATGTCCAGATCTCTGCACTAATGATTAAATTGGTACTAAAATTGTGTGTTTCTTGTATAATTATATCAACTTTTTTGGAGGGGGGGTGGCGGcattagtgaactaattgtacaTGTTATTTTTCCAAGGAAAGTACAAAGACCTTGGGCTGCAGCACAGCTTGGATATGTGACATGGGACCAAGAGTTTGGCAAAAAGGATCCATGCTGTAAGTTCAGCTGTCATTTCTATGGCTTGATTTTCAGCATGACAATCTACCCTAATTTGAGCTATGTAACAATGATGACTGTTATGTCTACTGTTACTGTTCTAACATCCATAACACCaataaaaaagcaaattttTGCCTATGATGTGAATAATTTAGCCCACTTGGAATGTTTTGTACAGCCAATGTATCTTTCACATCACATATTTTAGCGttatggatgtggaaatttcATTTGGCATGAAATTGACCCCACGACTTTTGGATGCTATATTCTACCATGTTTGTAGGTATAGGTTAAAAGCCCCATGCTTCCGTACATATAGAAAAAAATTCCATGGTCGCCGTGCAAAATGCGTTTATGAAAAGCTTTATATCGCACCACTAGGGAAGACATTTAAGCAGGGTATGAAAACAATCTATGTTACGGCTGAAATGTTGTATTACAATACATCTTTATGATTATATTGGCTATCACCATTAGTAAATGTTTGCGAAAATAATTACTTTGCAAAACATCTCTCATATAACATTTAAcataatttacagaaaaaattaCTGTGTAAGTCTCGTCACTTGCCATTGGAAGCTCCTTGTAGCAGCCAGTACAGCAGGATCTTGCAGCCTATACTATCTGGCAACCTCGAGTCAGGGGGGAGGGGTATAGGATACACCGCCCTACAGTAATTTCAAAGTGATTGCAGTACCATTTTTGGCCACCATCCTACATACGGTTcctttaaaattagtaaaaaattttgcttcagttttgttttataaattgggtatgTGCAATGTTCCCTCTAAGCTGCACGTACGCGTGCATAGCCGCGCAGGCCAGTCGAAGTGGCCGCGCAATAGATTTGTCAGACCGCACACATTTTTCAGACTGcacaaactattttttttttcaggggtTAAATATCTGAGCATCAAAGGCGATGCAGGCTaggtaataaacatttaaatataaagagATCATGTGACAACCAAGCCGGATGTACATTAGAATATTTACATTCAAGCATCCTAGGTTAGTCTTGGCGTGCCCCGGCAAGCACTGTAGGCTACCACTGTAGCTGCCCCCTGGTTTTCTTGATAATAAGCAGAGAGTCTCTAACGGGtgtaatcatttatttttcagtcaTCTGCATAAGCACCGTGAAAACTAAAAGTAAACACAAAAACCAGGTTAAATAAACCTGATTGTAACATGGATTTATAAGTACTTATAAGTTAATCACAGTGTATTTCCACATTAAATGAcatttaaagacaaataaaaaaaggtacaaaatataaacattagtATCATTGTGTTAACACGTGAAGCGTTTCAGACCATGCGAACAGTTTGCAAAATCGACAATGACATAAATAAAGATTaagtttcataaaaataaaagacaaaCTTGTATTTGCAGAGTGTTTTCTGTTTGATTGCAAGTTAAGTATTTGATGAACCTATAATTTGTGCATTCGGTTGATATcatatctcatttttgatggagtTGAACAGGGAGGTCTCCTGACACTTAAACAGGATATAAAAGTGCAATCATACACTGGTGACACAAAACTCACCTGAAGCCGTGCCATCTGAAGTAAGTACCCGGCTTAGGTAtttcaataatgatttaaagTTTGTAATGTCTTCAGAGGGCTAAAACATTTGTACTTTTTGTCATTCGatttttgtgtttgtaaaaATTATATCTTTTATTCACTTTCTGAAAACACAATGCAATAATGTTGCAGAAGAACATTAATTCCCTGTTATGCACTTTTGTGAAATTTTCTTTAATGTCTTAATGGATTTGTCTCTAAGCACACTGTAAGGAAGTCAAGGGCAACTGTGGGAAAAGATGAACTGAGGACATTCTGTGTTAAtggaaaataaaacatatttttacttCATGTTGTTTGAAAATCTTGGGCATATAAGATATGCTTTGTTCAGTTTGGGATTTGTTTTATACTGTGTGATCATAATCCTAAATGTCCTTATTATTCTTGCAACATTTTTGGAAAGGACATTACACCAGCCCATGTACATTctgattttttatgtttgtcTATTAACTCTGTGTATGGTACAGCTGCCTTTTTTCCAAGGATGTTGTCAGACTTGCTGTCTGATACACACGCAATACCATATGAAGCATGTCTCATCCAGAGTTTTGTCATTTTCTCATATACAGCAAATGAGTTTACAACATTATTGTTAATGGCATTTGACAGATTTGTTGCAATCAGTAAACCTTTACAATACCATAACATAATTACTTTAAGGTTCCtaactgttttaatttttatacacTGGATTTTTCCAATGCTTTGCCTTGCTATCTCAGGTCTTTTCACTGCCAGACTGACAATGTGTGATAACAAACTGTGGAAGGTGTActgtcacaattatgaaattGTTAAGCTCTCTTGCGCAAACACGATAAGTAATATTATTTGGGGTTTCTTTATATTGATTATAACAGCTGTAATCCCATTGTGTTTAATATTATATTCTTATGTTAAAATTCTTATAATCTGTCAAAGAAGCTCATCACAGTTTAGAAGCAAAGCTTATCAAACTTGTATTCCACACATAGTGGTTCTTCTAAATTTTTCGATTGCCATTATTTCTGAAATCACATTAAGTCGCATTGTGAATTTAAAAATGCCAATAtggctgtcagtcattctttcacAAGAGTTCCTTGTTGTACCACCAATCCTTAACCCTCTTCTTTATGCTTTAAACTTCACTGATATtcgcaaaaaaattatttgcctCATAAAAGGGTCATTCTTTGGTTTCTGCATTGGAGTGCATTCTTTCTTATTAATTTTCTTAACGTTAGCTATATTTCTGACAATTTCATGTGTTACACTTTATTACTTCAAATATTAGTAACACCACAGACATAAGTGTTtgattaaaattattaaaacattttatatactTCATTTTTATGGATATAGCACATTAAActaactttaactctttcccggcCATTGATGATTTAACtcttcaattaagagaaaacacttccttGCCAATGATCAGTATTTCCGGCAATAAGCAAAATACCGCTATTATTTTTCTCAACTTGTACATCCCGGAAGCAACACATCACGtgaaagagatcagattcagagatcctcaaaacatagacAGAGTTCTTACTCAATCAAAatctttcacaaaaatgcaattttctcagctttttgctaaacattttgtgtttttaactcattcaccgccattgacgagttatctcgtcaattatgagttaatatttaactaataaatacgcctttctggacgaattttaaagtgaaagtgtaataccgaatttatcaaaaacggaagttaaaaagatttaatgatttattttaactgcctttatgtttgatagtcattctgagtctgatctctaacataaattcctttacaaaaatgcaattttttaagctttttgctcaaaatgttgtattttttaagagaaatatccatatttcagtggttaaattaagtggaaaaagtaaaatatataatgaaacgttttttccccattttgtttgtttatttgtttgtttattgtttgtttgaaagcagagggtgtgttctttaatttgatataatttgtatgtttatatatttatagaagatcatttttcctggaaggaattttgtgaaacacaaaaatgcaggtggacAACTTtcctcaaaaaggctggcggtgaatgagttaaagaaacctacccatatttgagaagtGATAAGAAGAGAACTAATCAAGGTTTTTTTTCAAAGTAGAGGGTCTGATCTTTCaattgatatattgtatgtttttgtatttaaagaaaaacattttctgtaaggcattaaactttagtGAAAAACATTTTGTGCCACTTTTGAAAGGCACGGAAACTGACGTTCCCCCCAAaccaaaattaaacagtgtttcTTCCCTTGTCCAATTTCGAGTTTTTGTCATTGTCGCTGGGTTGTGTGTTCATGTGATATCAGGAAGCAACATGTGCATGTGACGACGAGGGAGGTGACGTGCTGCTTAATCGAGTTACCTCtaccacttctgaatgttttacagagATTTTTAATCTCATGCAAACTTACCATCAATATTACAGACATACTATGgtaaattacattacattactcCATCTACCCCCATAAAGCCAATCCCATCCGAAATGAGCTCAAGGGTCATAAAGTAAAATACtataatttatatttcaaaaggTATGACAATTTCGATTTCacacaacacattttaatgacCCATTGAGGCCATCCACCTAGATTTAACCAGTTAAACCATGACACACTCATGTCCCTTGGGGTTTTCACGGCTGTTTTTATATATGAGATTAATGTCAGTAAGATATCCCTATAATCCGGAAAAATGAAACAACATGACGACTGCAATATCTTACAAACCCTGCCCCTTTCTGCGGTAATCATGTCTAAAACAAGATTCGCGAATACACACAAAACTTTGAAAACATCACAAGAAATGGTAAGTACTAGTTAAGTTAACGTTACTGTCAAGAGAATTTGCttaattactattatttaaaattgtatattttgtCACCTTATAATGTGTACTCACAGATTA
This sequence is a window from Misgurnus anguillicaudatus chromosome 24, ASM2758022v2, whole genome shotgun sequence. Protein-coding genes within it:
- the LOC129437427 gene encoding olfactory receptor 51I2-like, producing the protein MAENGEQFEEFSPGQFGICFILCDHNPKCPYYSCNIFGKDITPAHVHSDFLCLSINSVYGTAAFFPRMLSDLLSDTHAIPYEACLIQSFVIFSYTANEFTTLLLMAFDRFVAISKPLQYHNIITLRFLTVLIFIHWIFPMLCLAISGLFTARLTMCDNKLWKVYCHNYEIVKLSCANTISNIIWGFFILIITAVIPLCLILYSYVKILIICQRSSSQFRSKAYQTCIPHIVVLLNFSIAIISEITLSRIVNLKMPIWLSVILSQEFLVVPPILNPLLYALNFTDIRKKIICLIKGSFFGFCIGEYWMFGGHKEWSELDMH